One stretch of Centroberyx gerrardi isolate f3 chromosome 13, fCenGer3.hap1.cur.20231027, whole genome shotgun sequence DNA includes these proteins:
- the leprot gene encoding leptin receptor gene-related protein produces MAGVKALVSLSFSGALGLTFLMLGCALEQFGVYWPLFVLIFYVLSPIPTFIARRLSDDTDSTSNACRELAYFFTTGIVVSAFGLPVVLARKQIILWGACGLVMAGNAVIFLTILGFFIVFGGGDDFSWEQW; encoded by the exons ATGGCCGGTGTTAAAG cACTAGTTAGTTTGTCCTTTAGCGGTGCCTTGGGGCTGACATTTCTAATGCTGGGCTGTGCACTGGAACAGTTTGG GGTATACTGGCCACTGTTTGTCCTGATTTTCTACGTGTTGAGCCCCATCCCCACCTTCATAGCCAGACGCCTCAGTGATGACACTGACTCCACCAGCAATGCATGCAGGGAGCTGGCGTACTTCTTCACCACTGGCATCGTTGTGTCAGCTTTTGGGCTTCCCGTTGTCCTAGCCCGCAAGCAAATA ATCCTGTGGGGTGCCTGCGGTCTGGTGATGGCGGGTAACGCTGTCATCTTCCTCACCATCCTTGGTTTCTTCATCGTGTTTGGAGGTGGGGACGACTTCAGCTGGGAGCAGTGGTAG